In Deinococcus maricopensis DSM 21211, one genomic interval encodes:
- the scpA gene encoding methylmalonyl-CoA mutase: MTPTDKPAHADLNAWKALAQKDLRGADPATLNTLTPEGLTLKALYTRADLDDVPTADTLPGLPPFVRGPRATMYAQRPWTIRQYAGFSTAEESNAFYRRNLAAGQKGLSVAFDLATHRGYDSDHPRVVGDVGKAGVAVDSVEDMKILFDGIPLAEMSVSMTMNGAVLPVLAAFIVAGEEQGVPRAQLSGTIQNDILKEFMVRNTYIYPPAPSMRVVADIIAYTAREMPRFNSISISGYHLQEAGANAALELAYTLADGLEYVRAASAQGLHVDEFAPRLSFFFAIGMNFYMEVAKLRAARLLWSELMDQFAPKNPMSRALRTHCQTSGWSLTEQDPYNNIIRTAVEAMAAVMGGTQSLHTNSFDEAIGLPTDFSARIARNTQLILQEETGIPNVIDPWGGSYLMERLTHDLAEEARKLIREVEDMGGMAKAIETGLPKLRIEESAARKQARIDRGEDVIVGVNKYRPNTETPVDVLDIDNTRVREAQIARLNRLRAERDPQAVQATLAALEDAARSGEGNLLALAVEAMRARATVGEVSDALERAWGRHVAEVRTLSGVYAQGFGGDEGFQALQADVEAFAEREGRRPRMLVVKMGQDGHDRGAKVIATGFADLGFDVDVGPLFQTPEEAARQAVENDVHVIGVSSQAAGHKTLMPALIQALRDQGADDVLVIAGGVIPQQDYAYLREHGVSAIFGPGTPIPVSAREVLRLLNERQPS, encoded by the coding sequence ATGACGCCCACCGACAAGCCCGCCCACGCGGACCTCAACGCCTGGAAGGCCCTCGCGCAGAAGGACCTGCGCGGCGCGGACCCGGCCACCCTGAACACCCTCACGCCCGAAGGCCTCACCCTCAAGGCCCTGTACACCCGCGCGGACCTTGACGACGTCCCCACCGCCGACACGCTGCCGGGCCTGCCGCCGTTCGTGCGCGGCCCGCGCGCCACCATGTACGCGCAGCGGCCCTGGACGATCCGCCAGTACGCGGGCTTCAGCACCGCCGAGGAATCGAACGCCTTCTACCGACGCAACCTCGCCGCCGGCCAGAAAGGTCTGTCGGTCGCATTCGACCTCGCCACGCACCGCGGGTACGACAGCGACCACCCCCGCGTCGTCGGCGACGTCGGCAAGGCGGGCGTCGCCGTGGACAGCGTCGAGGACATGAAAATCCTCTTCGACGGCATCCCCCTCGCGGAAATGTCCGTCAGCATGACCATGAACGGCGCCGTCCTCCCGGTCCTCGCGGCGTTCATCGTCGCGGGCGAGGAGCAGGGCGTCCCGCGCGCGCAGCTCAGCGGCACCATCCAGAACGACATCCTCAAGGAGTTCATGGTCCGCAACACCTACATCTACCCGCCGGCGCCCAGCATGCGGGTCGTCGCGGACATCATCGCGTACACCGCGCGGGAGATGCCGCGCTTCAACAGCATCAGCATCAGCGGCTACCACCTGCAGGAAGCCGGCGCGAACGCCGCCCTGGAACTCGCGTACACCCTCGCGGACGGCCTGGAGTACGTGCGCGCCGCCAGCGCGCAGGGCCTGCACGTGGACGAATTCGCGCCGCGGCTGTCGTTCTTCTTTGCCATCGGCATGAACTTCTACATGGAGGTCGCCAAGCTCCGCGCCGCGCGCCTGCTGTGGAGCGAACTGATGGACCAGTTCGCTCCGAAAAACCCCATGAGCCGCGCGCTGCGCACGCACTGCCAGACGAGCGGCTGGAGCCTCACCGAGCAGGACCCGTACAACAACATCATCCGCACCGCCGTCGAGGCGATGGCCGCCGTGATGGGCGGCACGCAGAGCCTCCACACCAACAGCTTCGACGAGGCCATCGGCCTGCCCACCGACTTCAGCGCCCGCATCGCCCGCAACACCCAGCTGATCCTGCAGGAAGAGACAGGGATTCCCAACGTCATCGACCCGTGGGGCGGCAGCTACCTGATGGAGCGCCTCACGCACGACCTCGCCGAGGAAGCCCGCAAGCTGATCCGCGAAGTGGAGGACATGGGCGGCATGGCGAAAGCCATCGAAACGGGCCTGCCGAAACTCCGCATCGAGGAGAGCGCCGCGCGCAAGCAGGCGCGCATCGACCGGGGCGAGGACGTCATCGTCGGCGTGAACAAGTACCGCCCGAACACCGAGACGCCCGTGGACGTGCTCGACATCGACAACACCCGCGTGCGGGAAGCACAGATCGCGCGCCTCAACCGCCTCCGCGCCGAACGCGACCCACAGGCCGTGCAGGCCACCCTCGCCGCGCTGGAGGACGCCGCCCGCAGCGGCGAAGGGAACCTCCTCGCGCTCGCCGTGGAGGCCATGCGCGCCCGCGCGACCGTCGGCGAGGTCAGCGACGCGCTCGAACGCGCCTGGGGCCGCCACGTCGCGGAGGTCCGCACGCTCAGCGGCGTATACGCGCAGGGCTTCGGCGGCGACGAGGGATTCCAGGCCCTCCAGGCTGACGTTGAAGCCTTCGCGGAGCGCGAGGGCCGCCGCCCACGCATGCTCGTCGTGAAGATGGGCCAGGACGGCCACGACCGCGGCGCGAAGGTCATCGCGACCGGCTTCGCGGACCTCGGGTTCGACGTGGACGTCGGCCCGCTGTTCCAGACGCCCGAGGAGGCCGCCCGTCAGGCCGTCGAGAACGACGTGCACGTCATCGGCGTGAGCAGCCAGGCCGCCGGGCACAAGACCCTCATGCCCGCCCTCATTCAGGCGCTACGCGACCAGGGCGCCGACGACGTCCTCGTCATCGCGGGCGGCGTCATCCCGCAGCAGGACTACGCGTACCTGCGGGAGCACGGCGTCTCCGCCATCTTCGGGCCGGGCACGCCCATCCCCGTGAGTGCCCGCGAGGTGCTGCGCCTCCTGAACGAACGCCAACCCTCCTGA
- a CDS encoding AMP-binding protein: protein MTGQVIPVHGEGSAGARMFQAARAVLLAHAHDPVAAHAAFRWPQLDTFNWALDVFAPLAARLGDAPALFWEGGAWSYAALDARANQVANFLASLGVRRGDRVLVMLGNTPELWAVLIACMKLGAPILPAATLLTPEDLRDRVERGGVTTVVTDAGGADRFAGLPGALRRVSVGDVPGWQALSGADAQASTFMPDGATRATDPLLLYFTSGTTSRPKLVVHSHASYPVGHLSTAFYIGLREGDRHWNISSPGWAKHAWSSFFVPLTTGAGIYLDDARFDARATLEKLVRHGITTMCAPPTVWRMLIQQDLAAYPVALREAVGAGEPLNPEVIERVQAAWGVTIRDGYGQTETTAQVGNPPGAPVKAGSMGRPLPGYDVVLLDAAGQEADEGELNLRLGAQRPLGLMVGYDGDPERTREVLGGVAYPTGDVARRDEDGYLFYVGRADDVFKSSDYRLSPFELESFLVTHAYVAEAAVVPSPHAERLSVPKAYVVLAAGVEPCADVARELLAYAREGLAPYKRVRRLEFMELPKTISGKIRRVELRAHAARSVEGGARGALEFWEEDFPVA from the coding sequence ATGACCGGACAAGTCATCCCTGTTCACGGTGAGGGCAGCGCAGGCGCCCGGATGTTCCAGGCGGCGCGCGCGGTGCTGCTGGCGCACGCCCACGACCCGGTCGCGGCGCACGCCGCGTTCCGCTGGCCGCAACTGGACACGTTCAACTGGGCGCTGGACGTGTTCGCGCCCCTGGCTGCGCGGCTGGGGGACGCGCCCGCGCTGTTCTGGGAGGGCGGGGCGTGGTCGTACGCGGCGCTGGACGCCCGCGCGAATCAGGTGGCGAACTTCCTGGCGAGCCTGGGCGTGCGGCGCGGGGACCGCGTGCTGGTGATGCTGGGCAACACGCCGGAGCTGTGGGCGGTGCTGATCGCGTGCATGAAGCTGGGCGCGCCGATCCTGCCGGCGGCGACGCTGCTCACGCCGGAGGACCTGCGGGACCGCGTGGAGCGCGGGGGCGTCACGACGGTCGTCACGGATGCGGGCGGCGCGGACAGGTTCGCGGGCCTGCCGGGGGCGCTGCGGCGCGTGAGCGTTGGTGACGTCCCGGGCTGGCAAGCGCTGAGCGGCGCGGACGCGCAGGCGAGCACCTTCATGCCGGACGGGGCCACGCGCGCCACGGACCCGCTGCTGCTGTACTTCACGTCCGGCACGACCAGCCGGCCGAAACTGGTGGTGCACTCGCACGCGTCGTACCCGGTCGGGCACCTCAGCACCGCCTTCTACATCGGGCTGCGCGAAGGGGACCGTCACTGGAACATCAGTTCGCCCGGGTGGGCGAAGCACGCGTGGAGCAGCTTCTTCGTGCCGCTCACGACCGGCGCGGGCATCTACCTGGATGACGCGCGCTTCGACGCGCGCGCGACGCTGGAAAAACTGGTGCGGCACGGCATCACGACCATGTGCGCGCCGCCCACCGTGTGGCGCATGCTGATCCAGCAGGACCTCGCGGCGTACCCCGTGGCGCTGCGCGAGGCGGTGGGCGCGGGCGAGCCGCTCAACCCGGAGGTGATTGAGCGCGTGCAGGCGGCGTGGGGCGTCACGATCCGCGATGGCTACGGTCAGACGGAGACGACGGCGCAGGTCGGCAACCCGCCGGGCGCGCCCGTGAAGGCCGGCAGCATGGGCCGTCCACTCCCCGGGTACGACGTGGTGCTGCTGGACGCCGCCGGGCAGGAAGCGGACGAGGGCGAACTCAACCTGCGCCTGGGCGCGCAGCGTCCGCTCGGGCTGATGGTCGGGTACGACGGCGACCCGGAGCGCACGCGGGAAGTGCTGGGGGGCGTGGCGTACCCCACGGGCGACGTCGCCCGCCGGGACGAGGACGGCTACCTGTTCTACGTGGGCCGCGCGGACGACGTGTTCAAGAGCAGCGATTACCGCCTCTCCCCGTTCGAGCTGGAGTCGTTCCTGGTGACGCATGCGTACGTGGCGGAAGCGGCGGTCGTGCCGAGCCCGCACGCGGAGCGCCTGAGCGTCCCGAAGGCGTACGTGGTGCTCGCGGCGGGCGTGGAGCCGTGCGCGGACGTTGCGCGCGAGCTGCTGGCGTACGCCCGCGAGGGCCTCGCGCCGTACAAGCGGGTGCGCCGCCTCGAGTTCATGGAACTGCCGAAAACCATCAGTGGGAAGATCCGCCGGGTGGAGTTGCGGGCGCACGCGGCGCGGAGCGTGGAGGGTGGCGCGCGCGGGGCCCTGGAATTCTGGGAGGAGGATTTCCCGGTGGCGTAA
- a CDS encoding DUF4139 domain-containing protein: MLKHLLTAALLTVSAASATDLRIYPSFTEVRESVRAATPDLTLTLPANTYGSIIPGTLDVDGLNVLQAVLTPQATWLKSQEGKEVTLREDGQEQRVTLVRASDLLIRDAQGRYRNVQYTQLAFDALPPENPQQPQQQVALRVAAPGNGTLSYLTRAITWTPRYTLKINGSAAALSAMADIRNNTDTPYTVQNTELFAGDVDVQGGGPVPAPYMARGNVALAAADVEDATKISSLGELRGLYRYGLSAGFTLPASSTVSLAFLQPKVTFERYAGLNTYFGTEARTGTLSRFYRVKADTQLPGGPLTVREDGRIVGQTNINETPKGENVDFTLGADPDMTYTRAVQTTRQDKDGSVYRVTYTFKNAKTDRSVRAEVRENLPGNVTVDGAERSNDGRLVLKADVPANGQVSKTFTVTIKNS, encoded by the coding sequence ATGCTCAAGCACCTCCTGACCGCCGCCCTGCTCACCGTGAGCGCCGCGAGTGCCACCGACCTGCGCATCTACCCCTCGTTCACGGAAGTGCGCGAAAGTGTCCGCGCGGCCACCCCGGACCTGACCCTCACCCTGCCCGCCAACACGTACGGCAGCATCATTCCTGGCACGCTCGACGTGGACGGCCTGAACGTCCTGCAGGCCGTGCTGACGCCGCAGGCCACCTGGCTCAAAAGCCAGGAAGGCAAGGAAGTCACGCTCCGCGAGGACGGCCAGGAGCAGCGCGTCACGCTCGTGCGCGCCAGCGACCTGCTGATCCGCGACGCGCAGGGCCGGTACCGCAACGTGCAGTACACGCAACTCGCCTTCGACGCGCTGCCGCCCGAGAACCCCCAGCAGCCGCAGCAGCAGGTGGCCCTGCGCGTCGCCGCGCCCGGGAACGGCACCCTGTCGTACCTGACGCGCGCCATCACCTGGACGCCCCGCTACACCCTCAAGATCAACGGCAGTGCCGCCGCCCTGAGTGCCATGGCGGACATCCGCAACAACACCGACACGCCCTATACCGTGCAGAACACTGAACTGTTCGCCGGGGACGTGGACGTGCAGGGCGGCGGCCCGGTGCCCGCGCCGTACATGGCGCGCGGCAACGTCGCCCTCGCCGCCGCCGACGTGGAGGACGCCACCAAGATCTCCAGCCTCGGCGAGCTGCGCGGCCTGTACCGCTACGGCCTCAGTGCCGGGTTCACGCTGCCGGCCAGCAGCACCGTCAGCCTCGCGTTCCTGCAGCCCAAGGTGACCTTCGAGCGCTACGCCGGCCTGAACACGTACTTCGGCACTGAAGCGCGCACGGGCACGCTCAGCCGCTTCTACCGCGTGAAGGCCGACACGCAGCTGCCCGGCGGGCCGCTCACCGTCCGCGAGGACGGCCGCATCGTCGGCCAGACGAACATCAACGAGACGCCCAAAGGCGAGAACGTCGACTTCACGCTCGGCGCGGACCCCGACATGACGTACACCCGCGCCGTGCAGACCACCCGGCAGGACAAGGACGGCAGTGTGTACCGCGTCACGTACACCTTCAAAAACGCCAAAACGGACCGTTCCGTGCGCGCGGAAGTGCGGGAGAACCTGCCTGGCAACGTCACCGTGGACGGCGCGGAACGCAGCAACGACGGCCGCCTCGTCCTGAAGGCGGACGTGCCCGCGAACGGGCAGGTCAGCAAGACCTTCACCGTGACCATCAAGAACAGCTGA
- a CDS encoding ABC transporter ATP-binding protein, producing the protein MPATGETLLEVNNLQKYFPIRGGLLSRVVANVKAVNDVSFKVGRGEVVGLVGESGSGKTTAGRSILRLIEPSGGQVLFNGTDITKLGKSQMRDYRREMQIIFQDPFASLNPRMTVADIIGEALQIHNLYPGKDRVDRISQLLERVGLRPEHMRRYPHEFSGGQRQRIGIARALAVDPSFVVADEPVSALDVSIQAQVVNLIQDLQEELGLTMLFIAHDLAVVEYICDRVIVMYLGRVMEIATSRELYTNPKHPYTEALLSAAPIPDPAIKRKRIILEGDIPSPINPPSGCVFRTRCRYAIPDCANIVPELREVSPGHFKACIRDDVL; encoded by the coding sequence ATGCCCGCTACGGGCGAAACGCTGCTTGAGGTCAACAACCTGCAGAAGTACTTCCCCATTCGCGGGGGCCTGCTGAGCCGCGTCGTCGCGAACGTGAAGGCCGTGAACGACGTGAGCTTCAAGGTCGGCCGCGGCGAAGTGGTTGGCCTGGTCGGCGAGTCCGGCTCCGGCAAGACCACCGCGGGCCGCAGCATCCTGCGCCTCATCGAACCGAGCGGCGGTCAGGTGCTCTTCAACGGCACCGACATCACCAAGCTCGGCAAGAGCCAGATGCGCGACTACCGCCGGGAGATGCAGATCATCTTCCAGGATCCGTTCGCGAGCCTGAACCCGCGCATGACCGTCGCCGACATCATCGGCGAGGCCCTGCAGATCCACAACCTCTATCCCGGCAAGGACCGTGTGGACCGCATCTCGCAGCTGCTCGAACGCGTGGGCCTGCGGCCCGAGCACATGCGCCGCTACCCGCACGAGTTCTCCGGCGGTCAGCGTCAGCGCATCGGCATCGCGCGCGCCCTCGCGGTCGACCCGAGCTTCGTCGTCGCCGACGAGCCGGTGTCCGCGCTTGACGTGTCCATCCAGGCGCAGGTCGTGAACCTCATCCAGGACCTCCAGGAGGAACTGGGCCTCACGATGCTGTTCATCGCGCACGACCTCGCTGTTGTCGAGTACATCTGCGACCGCGTCATCGTGATGTACCTGGGCCGCGTGATGGAGATCGCCACCAGCCGCGAGCTCTACACCAACCCCAAGCACCCGTACACCGAAGCGCTCCTGTCGGCCGCGCCCATCCCGGACCCGGCCATCAAGCGCAAACGCATCATCCTCGAAGGGGACATCCCGAGCCCCATCAACCCGCCGAGCGGGTGCGTGTTCCGCACGCGCTGCCGCTACGCCATCCCGGACTGCGCGAACATCGTACCGGAACTGCGTGAAGTCAGCCCCGGCCACTTCAAGGCCTGCATCCGCGACGACGTCCTGTAA
- a CDS encoding ABC transporter ATP-binding protein — MTHSTDVLLAVNGLKTYFYTDDGVVKSVDGVTFHIDRGETLAVVGESGSGKSVTSLSIMRLIASPPGKIVEGEILFRGKDGQQKDLVKVSEAEMRKIRGNDISMIFQEPMTSLNPVYTVGDQIAEAIMLHQGKNKKDAMQMAVNMLELVGIPAPNKRVNEYPHQMSGGMRQRIMIAMALSCNPALLIADEPTTALDVTIQAQILDLMRKLQTEIGMSILFITHNLGVVAEMADRVVVMYGGRVVEEGDVMEIFKAPKPPYTMGLLNSIPRVDHAKAYEGHGAKKERLEAIPGNVPNPLNLPKGCSFEPRCKFAIAQCSEAVPPLEDTGGGHTSRCIRWREFGGQA, encoded by the coding sequence ATGACGCACAGCACGGACGTCTTGCTGGCCGTGAACGGCCTCAAGACCTATTTCTACACGGATGACGGCGTGGTCAAAAGCGTCGACGGCGTGACCTTCCACATCGACCGCGGCGAGACGCTCGCGGTGGTCGGCGAGTCCGGCAGTGGCAAGAGCGTCACCAGCCTCTCGATCATGCGCCTGATCGCCAGCCCCCCCGGCAAGATCGTCGAAGGCGAAATCCTGTTCCGCGGCAAGGACGGCCAGCAAAAAGACCTCGTGAAGGTCAGCGAAGCCGAAATGCGCAAGATTCGCGGCAACGACATCAGCATGATCTTCCAGGAGCCCATGACCAGCCTGAACCCGGTGTACACCGTCGGGGATCAGATCGCTGAAGCGATCATGCTGCACCAGGGCAAGAACAAGAAAGACGCCATGCAGATGGCCGTCAACATGCTGGAACTCGTCGGCATTCCCGCGCCGAACAAGCGCGTCAACGAGTACCCGCACCAGATGTCCGGCGGGATGCGCCAGCGCATCATGATCGCCATGGCGCTGAGCTGCAACCCGGCCCTGCTGATCGCCGACGAGCCCACCACCGCGCTCGACGTGACCATCCAGGCGCAGATCCTCGACCTGATGCGCAAACTCCAGACGGAGATCGGCATGAGCATCCTGTTCATCACGCACAACCTGGGCGTGGTGGCGGAAATGGCTGACCGCGTCGTCGTCATGTACGGCGGCCGCGTCGTCGAGGAAGGCGACGTCATGGAGATCTTCAAGGCGCCCAAGCCCCCCTACACCATGGGCCTGCTGAACAGCATCCCCCGCGTCGACCACGCCAAGGCGTACGAAGGGCACGGCGCGAAGAAAGAACGCCTCGAAGCCATCCCCGGCAACGTCCCCAACCCCCTCAACCTCCCCAAGGGCTGCTCGTTCGAGCCGCGCTGCAAGTTCGCCATCGCGCAGTGCAGCGAAGCCGTGCCGCCCCTCGAGGACACCGGTGGCGGCCACACCAGCCGCTGCATCCGCTGGCGTGAATTCGGAGGCCAAGCGTGA
- a CDS encoding ABC transporter permease: protein MSTTTAPAAPAQPVKSQSLYQIAWIQFKKHPLARAGMAILIVLYIIALLAGFLSPYSLTEYESGSNRISWSPPTTVHWRDDKGRFGPFVYGLKREVDLETFRDKYTEDRSTKYPVKFFVRRESAPYKILGIIPSTVHLFGVEEPAAIHLWGTDNLGRDQFSRILFGAQFSLTIGIIASLMSIVIGMIMGGLAGYFGGWVDSLIMRVVEVLTAVPELFLLITLRALFPLDIDPLLVMYLIIGILALVGWGGIARVVRSQLLSTREQDYVQAAVSLGASDSRIIGRHMLPNTLSYIIVSLSLSIPGYILTESGLSFLGIGIVEPYASWGSLLKLAQDGGFESISGRPWVLIPGVFIFLAVIAWQFVGDGLRDAFDPRRRR, encoded by the coding sequence ATGAGCACAACCACTGCCCCCGCCGCCCCGGCGCAACCCGTGAAGTCCCAGTCGCTCTACCAGATCGCCTGGATTCAATTCAAGAAGCACCCGCTCGCGCGCGCCGGCATGGCGATCCTGATCGTCCTGTACATCATCGCGCTGCTCGCCGGGTTCCTCTCGCCGTACTCGCTCACCGAGTACGAATCCGGCTCGAACCGCATCTCATGGTCGCCGCCCACCACCGTGCACTGGCGCGACGACAAAGGTCGCTTCGGTCCGTTCGTGTACGGCCTGAAACGTGAAGTGGACCTCGAAACCTTCCGCGACAAGTACACCGAAGACCGCTCCACCAAGTACCCCGTGAAGTTCTTCGTGCGCCGCGAAAGCGCCCCGTATAAGATCCTCGGCATCATCCCCAGCACCGTGCACCTGTTCGGCGTGGAGGAACCCGCCGCCATTCACCTGTGGGGAACGGACAACCTCGGCCGCGACCAGTTCTCGCGCATCTTGTTCGGCGCGCAGTTCAGCCTGACCATCGGGATCATCGCGTCGCTGATGAGCATCGTGATCGGCATGATCATGGGCGGCCTTGCCGGGTACTTCGGCGGTTGGGTGGACAGCCTCATCATGCGCGTCGTCGAGGTGCTCACGGCCGTCCCGGAGCTCTTCTTGCTGATCACCTTACGCGCCCTGTTCCCGCTGGATATTGATCCGCTGCTCGTGATGTACCTGATTATCGGCATTCTCGCGCTGGTCGGCTGGGGCGGCATCGCCCGCGTCGTGCGCAGTCAGCTGCTCAGCACCCGCGAGCAGGATTACGTCCAGGCGGCCGTCTCGCTTGGCGCGTCGGACAGCCGCATCATCGGTCGGCACATGCTGCCGAACACCCTGTCCTACATCATCGTGAGCCTCTCGCTGTCCATTCCCGGGTACATCCTCACGGAGAGCGGCCTGTCCTTCCTCGGGATTGGCATCGTGGAACCGTACGCCTCGTGGGGCAGCCTGCTGAAACTCGCGCAGGACGGCGGCTTCGAGAGCATCAGCGGTCGCCCGTGGGTATTGATCCCCGGTGTCTTCATCTTCCTGGCGGTCATCGCGTGGCAGTTCGTCGGTGACGGCCTGCGTGACGCCTTCGACCCGCGCCGCCGACGCTGA
- a CDS encoding ABC transporter permease yields the protein MLPFLVRRLLQLVPTFILATIILFAVVQAAPGDFLTQLSQNPKVTPERIDQLRRIYALDQPVVVQYWKWLTKFLAGDLGSSFAANRPVWDLVAPRLWNSLILVIISTVLTYVLAILIGVYSALRPYSIGDRIMTIFAYFGLGVPSFFFALLALFFLVKLKQNTGLEVPISGKTSGSLQDPSFWQNFGDVFLHALAPSIILALRGISSESRFIRGQMMEVLNQDYIRTARAKGLASNKITYKHAFRNASLPLVAGLGALLPALIGGAGFIEVVFSWPGLTPLLLDSLANQDLYVIVSTTALSTLLYIFGNLISDLLLAAVDPRIRYN from the coding sequence GTGCTTCCTTTTCTTGTTCGGCGCCTCCTGCAACTCGTGCCGACCTTCATCCTCGCGACCATCATCCTGTTCGCGGTCGTGCAAGCCGCCCCTGGCGACTTCCTGACGCAGCTCAGCCAGAACCCCAAGGTTACCCCCGAACGCATCGACCAGCTGCGGCGCATCTACGCGCTCGACCAGCCTGTCGTCGTTCAGTACTGGAAGTGGCTGACGAAATTCCTCGCCGGTGACCTCGGCAGCAGCTTTGCCGCGAACCGCCCCGTATGGGACCTCGTGGCGCCGCGCCTGTGGAACAGCCTGATCCTGGTCATCATCAGCACCGTCCTGACCTACGTGCTCGCGATCCTGATCGGCGTGTACAGTGCGCTGCGCCCGTACAGCATCGGCGACCGCATCATGACGATCTTCGCGTACTTCGGGCTGGGCGTCCCCTCGTTCTTCTTCGCCCTGCTGGCGCTGTTCTTCCTCGTCAAGCTCAAGCAGAACACCGGGCTGGAAGTGCCGATCAGCGGCAAAACCAGCGGCTCGCTGCAGGACCCATCGTTCTGGCAGAACTTTGGTGACGTCTTCTTGCACGCCCTGGCGCCCAGCATCATTCTCGCGCTGCGCGGCATCTCGTCCGAGAGCCGATTCATCCGCGGACAGATGATGGAAGTCCTCAACCAGGACTACATCCGCACGGCGAGAGCCAAGGGCCTCGCCAGCAACAAGATCACGTACAAGCACGCCTTCCGCAACGCCTCCCTGCCGCTCGTGGCGGGCTTGGGCGCGCTGCTGCCCGCCCTGATTGGCGGCGCCGGGTTCATCGAGGTGGTGTTCAGCTGGCCGGGCCTTACCCCGCTGCTGCTCGACTCGCTCGCCAACCAGGACTTGTACGTCATCGTTTCCACCACGGCCCTGTCCACGCTGCTGTACATCTTCGGCAACCTGATCTCCGACCTGCTGCTGGCCGCCGTGGACCCCCGCATCCGGTACAACTGA